The genomic window GGAGCAATTTATCAAACACGGCTGGCCAAATCAGCCCTGAAAAAAGCAACCAGTTTTGAAGTTAAATAGAGAGGCTACTGATGAATACAATGAAATCCCGGCGATTAACCTATATAAAGGCCGCTTTGATAATACTGTTAATGGCTGGATGTAGCGGTAAAAAAGATACCGAATCGGCAGTTGATGTCGAAAAGGCGGTTTCAATCAAGGGTCAGATTGTCGTTGCCACCGATGCGGTTCTTAACCGGGTTTTCACCGGGACCATCGAAGGTGAAAAACAGGCCGTATTGACAGCCAAGATTTCCGAGGCCGTGGAAGCCATTACCGCCCGGGAGGGCGAACTGGTTAAAGCCGATGATATCATAATCAGGCTTGATCGCAGTGGGCCGACCTCCAATTATATTCAAACCCAATCCGTTTTTCAGAATGCCGAGAAAAATTATTTTAAAATGAAGAATTTGTATGAGGCCGGGGCCGTCTCCGAATCGGCCTATGATGGCGCCTTGACCGAGTACGAAGTGGCCAAAGCCAATTTTGAGGCCGCCCGGCAAACGGTGGAAATCAAGACACCGATAGCGGGAATGGTAACTTCGGTTGATATCTCCGCCGGTGATTACCTCTATCCCGGGCAGACAGTGGCAACCGTGGCTTCAATGGATCGGTTGCGTATGAAATTGGGAGTCAGTGCCACCGACATTGGTCTTTTCCGGGTCGGGGAGAAGGTGGCTGTCTTTGTTGAGTCGGCCGATTTGTTGGCAGCCGAGGCCCGTATCGCCCGGGTGGCCCGTTCGGCGGACCCGGCCACAAGAACCTTTGCAGTCGAAATTGAAATCGACAACAGCGCTCGGACGCTGAAACCGGGGATGTTCGGCAGGGCGAGAATTGCGGCCGTGCAAATGAATGATGTCATCGCCATCCCCCGCAGTGCTGTTATCGCTACCGGTAATGCCGACCGGGTATTTGTTGTGAATGGTGACCGGGTGGCCGCCCGTGATGTCGAGCTGGGAGTAGATTTTGATGGCACTGTCGAAATAAAAAGCGGCCTTAATCCAGGAGATACGCTGGTAACGGTCGGGCAAAATTATCTCGAGGATGGTAAGCTTATCAAGTTGGTCCGCTATGTCAACGAAAGGGGAGAGGAGATCACACTGTGAAATTAGCTGATGTTTCCATACGCCGGCCGGTTTTCACGGTCATGATAATCCTTGCCCTGGTCGTTCTGGGCTATTCCTCGTTCAATCAAATGAATATCGACCTGATGCCCGATGTTGATTTTCCTTATGTGGTTGTTCAGACTGTTTATCCGGGGGCCGGGGCCGAGGCTGTCGAAACAGAGGTAAGCAAAAGAATAGAGGACGCCGTTAATCCTATCGAAGGCGTCAAACATATTACGGCCCAATCCCAGGAAGGTTATTCCCTGGTTTTAATAGAATTCATTCTCGAAAAAGAAGGTCAGGTGGCGGCCCAGGAAGTCCGTGAGAAGGTGGCGGCAATCAGGGGCGACCTTCCTCAGGATATCGAAGACCCAGTTGTTTCGCGCTACGATCCCCAGAGTCAACCGATTATTTCTCTGACCGTTTCCGGCGATCGGTCTCTTAAGGAGATTACCACATTCACCAAGGATAATATTAAGAAACGCCTGGAGTCTATTCCGGGAGTCGGGGCGGTTACTCTGGTTGGGGGGTACGAGCGGGAGATAAATATCTATCTTGATATCGATAAGATGGAATCATATGAGATATCTGTCGATATGGTCGCAAAGGCTCTGCAGGCGGCCAACCTGGAAATTCCCGGCGGCCGAATCAATGAGGACAATGTCGAATACACGGTCCGGACCATGGGAAAACTGACTTCGGTTTCCCAGTTCAATAATATTATTATCGACAATCCCCACGGACAGCCGGTTTACCTGAAAGATATTGCGGTTGTGGTTGATGATGTCAAGGAACAGCGTTCGCTGGCCCGGGTCGATGGCAGGGATGCGATTACGCTTGATATTTCACGTCAGTCGGGTGCCAATACGGTGGAAGTCGCCAGCTCAATTAAGGCGACGGTTGACGAACTGCAGAAGGAATTGCCCCCGGGATTTTCGATTAACATCGTGGTCGATGATTCCACTTATATCGAAGATTCGATTCATGAAATCCTGACCAATATCATATTCGGCGGTTTGCTTGCGATTTTTGTTATATTTCTTTTTCTGGCCGATATTCGGTCAACCATAATATCGGCCGTAGCTATCCCCACTTCGATCATTGCCACATTTACTTTCATGCGGGCGCTGGGTTTCACTTTGAATATGATGTCCCTGATGTCATTATCACTGGCGGTAGGACTTCTGATTGACGATGCCATTGTGGTCATCGAAAATATTTTTCGGCATCTCGATGAAGGCGAGGCTCCTTTTCAGGCGGCTTTTCATGGTACCAGGGAAATCGGTTTGGCGGTGATGGCGACGACTTTTTCCATTGTCGTGGTATTTCTGCCGGTCGCTTTCATGAGCGGGATTGTCGGCCGCTTCTTTTATCAATTCGGGATGACAATCGCGTTCGCGGTGGTGGTGTCGCTGTTTGTAGCTTTTTCTCTGACTCCGATGCTTTCATCGCGGTTTCTCAAAAAAGAGGGTGCCGGGGGAGAATCTCCCAAATTTTTCCTGTTTCGGATTGCCTGGCGCTTGTATCAATTAATCTTGAAAGCGATATCCCCCTGGAATAGATTTTTCAATCATATCAATGGATGGTATCGGGAGCTTCTGGCCTGGTCATTACGGCACCGTCTGATAGTCATACTGGTGGCGACGGCGACCTTTATTTTTTCTCTCTGGCTGGGGAAGTCTCTCGGGCAGGAGTTTATGTCGGTATCGGATCGCGGACAAGTCATAATAGATATTAAGACACCTCCCGGAACCGATCTTAAGACAACTTCGGACCGGTTGAGCGAGGTTGAAGATTTAATAAGAACCTTCGATGGTGTAGAGTTAATATTCACCACCATCGGTTCCGGGCAGAATCCGGTTAATGAAGGTCGAATTTTTGTCAAGCTGGTCGATGCCAGTCTTAGACCGCTCTCGGCCCAGGTCATAGTTGATAGTGTCAGGCAGGTCATTGCCGGTGTTCCGGGGATAGAGTTCTCGGTAAGCCCCGAAGCTGGCATGGGCGGCGGCGATAAAAAGGTGGAGCTGTCTATTCGCGGAACCGATCGAACCATTCTAAATGAACTGGCCCATCAGGTTCAAAACATTATCGAGCACACGCCCGGGACGGTCGATATCGGGAATACTATGGAGGAAGGCAAACCGGAATTACGCCTGAATATTGATCGCGAGAAAGCTAATGATCTGGCTCTTAACGTTTATGGGATAGCTTCTTCAATCCAGAGTCTGGTTGATGGCGAGGAAGTGACACGATATAAAGAAGGCGACGAGGAAT from Candidatus Zixiibacteriota bacterium includes these protein-coding regions:
- a CDS encoding efflux RND transporter periplasmic adaptor subunit, coding for MNTMKSRRLTYIKAALIILLMAGCSGKKDTESAVDVEKAVSIKGQIVVATDAVLNRVFTGTIEGEKQAVLTAKISEAVEAITAREGELVKADDIIIRLDRSGPTSNYIQTQSVFQNAEKNYFKMKNLYEAGAVSESAYDGALTEYEVAKANFEAARQTVEIKTPIAGMVTSVDISAGDYLYPGQTVATVASMDRLRMKLGVSATDIGLFRVGEKVAVFVESADLLAAEARIARVARSADPATRTFAVEIEIDNSARTLKPGMFGRARIAAVQMNDVIAIPRSAVIATGNADRVFVVNGDRVAARDVELGVDFDGTVEIKSGLNPGDTLVTVGQNYLEDGKLIKLVRYVNERGEEITL
- a CDS encoding efflux RND transporter permease subunit, translated to MKLADVSIRRPVFTVMIILALVVLGYSSFNQMNIDLMPDVDFPYVVVQTVYPGAGAEAVETEVSKRIEDAVNPIEGVKHITAQSQEGYSLVLIEFILEKEGQVAAQEVREKVAAIRGDLPQDIEDPVVSRYDPQSQPIISLTVSGDRSLKEITTFTKDNIKKRLESIPGVGAVTLVGGYEREINIYLDIDKMESYEISVDMVAKALQAANLEIPGGRINEDNVEYTVRTMGKLTSVSQFNNIIIDNPHGQPVYLKDIAVVVDDVKEQRSLARVDGRDAITLDISRQSGANTVEVASSIKATVDELQKELPPGFSINIVVDDSTYIEDSIHEILTNIIFGGLLAIFVIFLFLADIRSTIISAVAIPTSIIATFTFMRALGFTLNMMSLMSLSLAVGLLIDDAIVVIENIFRHLDEGEAPFQAAFHGTREIGLAVMATTFSIVVVFLPVAFMSGIVGRFFYQFGMTIAFAVVVSLFVAFSLTPMLSSRFLKKEGAGGESPKFFLFRIAWRLYQLILKAISPWNRFFNHINGWYRELLAWSLRHRLIVILVATATFIFSLWLGKSLGQEFMSVSDRGQVIIDIKTPPGTDLKTTSDRLSEVEDLIRTFDGVELIFTTIGSGQNPVNEGRIFVKLVDASLRPLSAQVIVDSVRQVIAGVPGIEFSVSPEAGMGGGDKKVELSIRGTDRTILNELAHQVQNIIEHTPGTVDIGNTMEEGKPELRLNIDREKANDLALNVYGIASSIQSLVDGEEVTRYKEGDEEYEVRIRLRESDRSSAADVGRLLIASGKDIDGRRNFLVPISHVAQLEKTSAIGKYNRYDRLGEVRVNSNVELGYFSGTIVNQVYAESQKIDMPPGYQISISGEGEIMAESFGHIFTSLILAVIFIYLLLASQFESFFDPFSIMFSLPMSLVGAVVGMLIFKDAMSIITLIGIIMLMGLVTKNAILLVDFVKQNRRKGMGRTEAILKAGPIRLRPILMTTFAMVFGMLPLALGIGPGAEMRAPMARAVIGGLTSSTLLTLVVVPIVYTIIDDIVAFFMGRETIQPEKEELNDDGSIDYPNPAV